A window of Micromonospora eburnea genomic DNA:
GCGCGCCGATCCGGGACAGCACCGGCGATCCGGGCACCAGCCGGTGCCCGAAGACGTAGATCTCGCCGGCGGTGGGCTGGGTCAGCCCCATCAGCACCCGCAGGGTGGTGGTCTTGCCGGCGCCGTTCGGCCCGAGCAGGCCGACCACCTGGCCGGGGTGCACCTCGAAGTCCACGTTGGAGACGGCGACGAAGCCGTCCGCGTACTCCTTGCGGAGCTGGCGGACGACGAGCGGCACACCCGCGTACTCCGGGTGGACCGAGCTGTCCTGGCGACGGTGCCGGCGGCGGGCGACCAGGACGACCACGGCGAGCCCGACCGCGATCGCGGCGAGCAGGCCGACCAGCGTCCAGCGCCAGACGGTGGCCGTGGTGGGGATCGGCTGGGCGTCGACCGTGGGCAGGGTCAGCGGGCCGCCGCCGAGGGCGACGGTGTGCACGGCCGGCTCGGCCGGGGTCGCGTACGCCTGGTCGGAGGTGGACACGACGACCCGCAGCCGGTGCCCGGACTCGATCCGGCGGACGATCGCCGGCAGGGTGACGGTGACCGGCTGGGCGGCGTCGATCGTCGCCGGCAGATTGGTCAACCGGACCGGCGCGACCAGGCCGTCGGGCAGGGTGGCCGCGCCCTTGGGGTCGACGTCGTAGAGCTTGACGAAGAGCACCGCCTCGCCGGTGGGCGAGGCCGCCCTGATCCGTACGGTCGGCGCGCCGACCACGTCGACCGGCTCGGCCAGCGGCGCGGACTCGAACCGGGCGTGCTGGCCGGGGATGTCCCCCGCCACCCCGTTCAGCAGCGAACCGACCGCCCCGGCGAACGGCACCGAGGAGATCGCCGCCGGGTTGCCGTTGGGCGGGTTCGCGACCGGCCGGGCCGGGCCGGTCAGCGTGACCTCGGTGCGGCCCTGCCCGGCCAGCCCCGGATAGTCGGCGGTGTGGTAGCCGGTGGCCACCAGACCCCGGTCGAGCGCGTCGAAACCGGCGATCCGGGAGAAGGTGAAGGAGCCGCCCGGTGCCGAGCCCTCGCCCTTGACGTAGTGGTCGAGCCACTGCGCGGTGAGGAACTTCACCCGGTCGGAGTCGGAGGTGGGACCCGCGCCACCGTCGTGACCGCCGGTGAACCAGGCGACCCGGACGGGGGTGCCGGCGGCGGCGATGCCGCGCGCGTTGGCGTCCGCCTCGGTGAGCGGGAAGAGGGTGTCCGCCTCGCCCTGCACCAGCAGGGTGGGCGCCTTGATCCGGTCGAGCACCCCGGCCGGGGAGGAGCGGCGCAGCAGGTCGACCGCCTGGGCATCGGCCCGACCGGTGGTGGCGATCCGCAGGTACGCCGCGCAGACGTCGGCGGCGAACCGACCGCAGGACGGGTCTGCGGGGCCTCCGGGCACCCGCCCGGAGCTGGTGCCGGGACCGGCGCCGGGCTGCGGGCTGGGCGCGCCGGCCGACGCGGGGGCGCCCTCCGGCTGGCCGGCGGTGGTGCCGGAGACGCCGGCCGGGCCGGAGCCGACGCTGCCGCCGCCGCCGAAGAAGAGGCCTGCCCACCCCTTCTTGAACACGCCCTCGGTCGGCGCCTTCCCGGTGCTCTCCGGCAGGAAGGCCCGGGACAGGTCGTTCCAGGTGATCATCGGGACGATCGCGTCGACCCGGCGGTCCTGCGCGGCCAGCAGCAGGGCCAGGCCGCCGCCGTACGAGCCGCCGACCACGCCGACCCGGGGGTCACCGGCCGCGTCGAGGCGGATGTCGGGGCGGGCGGCGAGCCGGTCGATCAGGCGTTGCGCGTCCCGCACCTCGTAGTCCGGGCTGTCCAGGTGGATCTCCCCGCCGCTGCGGCCGAAGCCCCGCGCGGTCCAGGTGAGCACGGCGTACCCGTGGTCGGCCAGGTCCTCCGCGTCGGCGCGGACCGACTCCTTGGTGCCGCCGAAGCCGTGCGCCAGCAGCACCGCCGGGACCCGGTGCCGGGCCGAGGCGTCCCGGGGCAGGTAGAGCGTGGTGTCCAGGTCGACCGGCTGGTCGCCGGCTGGTCCGGAGTGGACGGTCACCAGCCCCGACTCGGTCCGGAAGCCGGGCCGTTGCGGCCGGGCCGCCCAGGCCACGGCGGCGGCCACCAGGACGGCCGCCACCACCACGGCGACCACCCGGCGACGGCGGGTGGCGAGGGCACGCCGGATCCGCGGGACGGCGAGCGGTGATCTCATGCGGCACACGGTACGGCCCGGAGGCTGTGGGCTACCTGAGATCCGCCGTACGGCTGTCCAGTTGGGTCGTTCGACGGACGAATCCGGTCGACCGTGGAGAGCCCCGAGCATTCCGGTGAACGGAGTTCTGATTCCGCGAATTCACGCGTACGCCCGTAAACCGCTGCCAATCCGGCCATCTCGGCGACCGTCACGAACCGCTGCGTGATCACCGGAACAACCGGACGTGACACAACCCGAACTGACGCGAAGCCGACTCGGCGAGGGTGGTCGCACCGCACGCCGGTCCACTACTTTCCGTCCGGTTGCTTCCCGCCCGGTGCCCAGGACCGCGCACGCAGTCAGTCCAGACCGACCCGTCACGAAGAGGACCGTCACGGTGACCAGCCCCACCCGGCACGACAACGTCGACCGGCAGCGCCCTGCCGAGGACCTCAGCCCCGAGGCCCGCACCTTTCACTGGCTGCTCGACTCGTTCACCTCCAGCACGGCCGGGGTGGTGGAGGCGATCGCCGTCTCCGCCGACGGGCTGCTGATCGCCACCTCGGGCAGCAGAGACCGGTCCAACGCGGAACGGCTCGCCGCCGTCGTCTCCGGCATGACCAGCCTCGCCGGGGGCGCCGCGAGCTGGTACGCGCTCGGCGTCCTCAACCGGGTGATCGTGGACATGGCCGAGGGGTACCTGCTCATCGGCGCGATCAGCAGCGGCTCGGTGCTCGGCGTGGTCGCCGACCGCTCGGCGAACCTCGGCACCCTGGCGTACGAGATGACGCTCTTCGCCGGCCGGGCCGGCGGGACCCTGAG
This region includes:
- a CDS encoding alpha/beta fold hydrolase, whose amino-acid sequence is MRSPLAVPRIRRALATRRRRVVAVVVAAVLVAAAVAWAARPQRPGFRTESGLVTVHSGPAGDQPVDLDTTLYLPRDASARHRVPAVLLAHGFGGTKESVRADAEDLADHGYAVLTWTARGFGRSGGEIHLDSPDYEVRDAQRLIDRLAARPDIRLDAAGDPRVGVVGGSYGGGLALLLAAQDRRVDAIVPMITWNDLSRAFLPESTGKAPTEGVFKKGWAGLFFGGGGSVGSGPAGVSGTTAGQPEGAPASAGAPSPQPGAGPGTSSGRVPGGPADPSCGRFAADVCAAYLRIATTGRADAQAVDLLRRSSPAGVLDRIKAPTLLVQGEADTLFPLTEADANARGIAAAGTPVRVAWFTGGHDGGAGPTSDSDRVKFLTAQWLDHYVKGEGSAPGGSFTFSRIAGFDALDRGLVATGYHTADYPGLAGQGRTEVTLTGPARPVANPPNGNPAAISSVPFAGAVGSLLNGVAGDIPGQHARFESAPLAEPVDVVGAPTVRIRAASPTGEAVLFVKLYDVDPKGAATLPDGLVAPVRLTNLPATIDAAQPVTVTLPAIVRRIESGHRLRVVVSTSDQAYATPAEPAVHTVALGGGPLTLPTVDAQPIPTTATVWRWTLVGLLAAIAVGLAVVVLVARRRHRRQDSSVHPEYAGVPLVVRQLRKEYADGFVAVSNVDFEVHPGQVVGLLGPNGAGKTTTLRVLMGLTQPTAGEIYVFGHRLVPGSPVLSRIGALVEGPGFLPHLSGLENLKAYWRATGRPWAEAHFDQALEIAGLGDSVHRKTRKYSHGMRQRLAIAQAMLGLPELLVLDEPTDGLDPPQIAEMRRVLQRYATDGRAVLVSSHLLAEVEQTCTHAVVVTKGRIVASGPVEEIVGESPSVLFEVSDPDAARSVLDRLDGVRVLPGGDGGLVVDTNGTARSEVVAELVRAGIGVDRVVPRRRLEDAFLALVGENSRGSGDR
- a CDS encoding roadblock/LC7 domain-containing protein gives rise to the protein MTSPTRHDNVDRQRPAEDLSPEARTFHWLLDSFTSSTAGVVEAIAVSADGLLIATSGSRDRSNAERLAAVVSGMTSLAGGAASWYALGVLNRVIVDMAEGYLLIGAISSGSVLGVVADRSANLGTLAYEMTLFAGRAGGTLSPRLINELKNRVPRPAVDRVTRAKRA